The region AAGGTCACCATTTGATTCCACGGTGCACAGACAACCGACTCAGGTTTccctcccacactgatgtttctctccctgtccttctccctcccttcccctcgctctaataataaataaagtcttaaaaaaaaaagtgaagctcACCAGTCAGTCAATCCTCCACCACTACTAACAAAGTTAAAACCTAAGGCAAAATTGAAGTTAGAGAATTTccaatttaaagtatatttgtaaacaaaatttaaaacaaattactaagaagaaaaaattgcAACCCACATAATAGAAAAAGGGTTTACACTCCTATTATACAAAGAATTCATACAAATTGATAGGAAGAAGACAACAACCTACACACCCACATGAGGTTTAAAAACTATTCTTGGATGCTTGATTTTTTCCACATGAACTTTTAGATATTTTAACTACTTTtcctcaaaaacaataaaataggaatgccacaaaatttatatgaaacttagatttcataaaattgcattttaatgaAATTGTTAATATCCTGTAATTTATGTAGACCCTGTTCTGTAAACATCAATAATAACTTTTCTTTATGACTTTcaactttgttaaatttattggcaagtttttatcattttgtcaTTAAAGTGGAAATGGAATATGGTTTCCATCTCCATTTTTAAGTAGCTATTGCCAGTGTAGAAAATgctgtttttttctatgtatacttTGTATCCAGAAAGCCTCCCAAATTCTATTACAAGTTCAAGTATTTCTTTTACTAGGTTCTGATGAGTTTTCAAGGTGTACAATTATATAATCCACAAATGTAGATATTACTCCTAAAatgtttactccattttattttttcatcttactGCATTAGTTAATAATTCCAAGCAATGCTGAATAGTGATGAtaaaagatattctttttttattcctaacATGCTGAATGTTTGCACTTTTCACCATGTAGTATAAATTTTCCTATTGGTTTTGACAAACTGTCTTTATCATtaatttctttccattcctttttcaCTATCCACTTAGTTTTTATTCAGAACAGCTACCGAATTTTATCAAATGGCTTGTTGGCATAGATTCTCTTCTTTAAACCATTCATGCAATGAATTACATTGATAGGTTTCCTTATAGCGAAATAGCTTTATCAGATTGTATCTTTCTTGATATACTACTAAATTTGATTTACTTATATGTAGGGTATTTAAATCGTATTCATGAGATATCTATAGTTTTCTTGTACTATCTTACCTAGATTTTGCcaaagaaaaaagtggaaaaaagcgAAGTTTTCTGTGGGGATTTTtttaacatacaaagaactctacATAATTAACATATGCAACTCGATGAGTTCGCAGATAAGGGAAGCCACCCTCACGGTCTATGCCCTGACCCTATCTGACGTCTCCAAAAGTTTTCTTCTGccctcttattattatttttgtgataaGAACAGGTAACATCAAATCGACcttcttagaaaaattttaagtgtacaacagATCTCTAGGAGTTGTTCAACTTGTAAACCAaaatttgtttgttctttttttcaagatatttttttcaaTGCTATTGTTAAGATGGAGAATGGAACATGTTTAAAAGCTGATAGAAAAGACCCAATGAAGAAGAtgaaatgaaggagagaaaggataATTGATAGTGTGACATTTCAGAGACGGTGAACAGATCCAGAGAACAATACAAGGGTTCGAAAGTGGTGTCTGACTTATGATCAGATGAAAGGAATTCACGTTGCTTAGATTGGGAAGTTCCGTGGTCAGAAGTGAAGGGAGTTCCTATCTAATGGCTTTTATCGTCTCTACTGTAGCAATACTTacgctcaaaaatatttttttattatggtcGTATACACAGTTATTTCAAGAGCAAATTGAAAGTAACAGTTGTCAGTAACGGACATTTCTGTATGTTAGACATGTATCTATTTTTACAAACTTCTACAGGTGTTTACACACAACGTTACCTCCCATTTCCAGCACGCAATCCACAAGCAAACAGAAATTCAAGAAACCCTAAAACAAAATCAGACACAGAATGTTGCTGTTGTAGAAAATGATGAATTAAGCAGAAATTTTATTTCCAAGCTCTTCAAAGATTATTACAAACACAAAATATCCTTCTGAAACTGTCTCAAATGAAATCAAAGGCACATCATTAAAGTAAAACATGACATTTAAGAATTCATTTAGGTTGTAAAATTTTCacattactttgtttttaatcacttGCAATGTTCTGTaagtcacattttaaatgttttttaaaagacatgaaataatgtactatttttttaaagtacagccACAACTCTAAAATAGAGGAGCTTGGGAAGAGCTGCACGTCACACACAGAATGGGGAGATCTAGTACCTGATACATCAATCTTTCCAACAAGTTTGCTAAGGAACAGCTTCCATAtttagtgttaaaaataaaagtcttctcCCTTACAAAAATCAAGACATCACTTGATTAATAAAGCCTATTCTTCCCACAATTTTACACTGGTTTATCTTCATTTAGAAACTGTAAATTCATGAGAAAAGGACAAATTTTGTTACGGCATAAAAATCTTAGGAACAACAAAATTCCAAATActgaattatttaataaacaaaaatggtTTCCTTTCCAAAATGTAAACTTCCagtaaataaaacacacataataTTCCAGGTATAGAAACACTAGTAATTCCCTTGTGAAAGAGGTGCATTTTTGTATATTTGGTGGTAGGGTTTTTGTCTTAAGTGTAAAGCACTTCACCAAACAAACTGGgccattattatttaaaagtctACTCCTTCACCCAGTGTCCTTATTTCAGCTGAAACTCATCAATTTCTGTAGAATATTGGCGATAGGCCCAGGCCACTGGAAAGGTCTGAGATACCTAAAAGTCATTTGGTATTTGGTTAGGGAAAAATGCTTTCTTGAGACTTGGAGGCAGGCATTCATCACTTTGCACCTGaaggcattccttggctcacttctttcctactGGAAAGAGAATTTGGTTAGTTTTCACTTTAGTAAgatttatacataaaattaactagTAAGCACTTCATAGGACACTTGAGTATTCTCAAAGCAGAGAGTAACaagtttaaaaaaccaaacaaaacccccaaaccacACCACTGAAGGAGTAGCACTCATAAAAGTGCTCTGTAAAAAGACATGCTACACTAGCACAAACTGTTACTTTAATACCACAAATTGGGCATTTTTCATTAAAAGGTACAACAGTGGCTGATAGTGTAATGTGAAATATGTTGTCCCCAACAGACTCCCTGAACTCCCTGAACTCTtccaaaaaagagaagaaaaaaacctaaaaatgtgaATGAGGACCCCATAAAATGCATTAGAATCGATGAAATTTCTAATATGCCACCAAAGGGATGTTTTCATTTCAATAATTGGTTTTTAAAGCTCCTTTAACTCAACTCACACTTTCCCCAGGAGCTACATTAAAGCTCCCTCCATTAAAACCCAGATAGATTCTGAAAGCCTTCAGGAAAGAAACCACAGCTGGTAGTAGGAATGAGTCTCCTCCTCTGGGGAGTCCTTAGTCCCAAGAGTAGCACCAAGCAGCAAATGACAAATCTGGGATGGTGTGAGGACAGAGAATAGGATTAAGTTCAAGACATTACACCAGCCAACTCAGTTAAAGAGCTCAAGCACATAAGGGTATTAACATTTTACGAGTTATTGCAAAGGAGGACTGAGACTCTCTTAATTAGATGTAATCCCAGGCACGGTAAATACAAACTAGAATCACCCTTCAGGGATAGTTGTGCATTTTgccagttttcattttaattccccCAAGAACAGTAGACATTCAAAACAGTTGCCCAAATCCTTTGTGAAGCCCTGTGATAGCGCCAGGGCCTCAGACCCGCTCGTCTAAGTTACTCACCAGTGTTCAGAGTAAAGCACAGGATCTGGGCTCCCGGAAGGGGTTGCTTCCCGCGGGAACGCCGACCAGCAGGGCGTCCTTGCAGGCATTCTGCATGCAGTACTGTTGAAGTTCTGCAGCGGCCTGAGAGACCTGAAACCAAAGGACTATAGCTTGACATGCTGCTCACAGCCAGACCCACCCGGCAGCCATTTGATATTCTGAAAAACGATCACACAGCCTGATCACACTTTATGTGACCTCCAAAAGTCCCTGTTTTGCTAAAAGCTCTAATAATGAACTTCAAAGAGGAAGGGCTACAATTTCTATGAACTCTGATTTAGGATATTTTTGGTTAATTGCTtattcaacaaaagaaagaaaaagcagtgtCTCTGATCCATTTAGAATCCTAGTGCTGAGACTCAATTGGTAAAGAAATAGTTCATTCTAGTGCTCCctttacaaatttttattacaaagtatGCATTGATATATCCACGTTTCCTATGTGAGCGAACCGCTTTGCTTTGAGGCAGGAACCAGACTGTTCGGTCTCAGATTCAGCTGTGTCACTCCACGTATGAACTTGGGGAAGTTTCTTAACTACTCAGTACCTGTTTCTCTTCTGAGAAATGTGTTtagtaatagtacctacttcactGAATTGATGTGAAGATTGAGTTAACAGcatgcaaagcacttagaatagtgctGACACGTAATTAGCAATACATTTGTGGCAGAATGCAGAAAAGCCACAATATTTTGCAACTCCTCCCACCAAGAGCTGGAGTCTGTTTACCCACTACTTGAATCTGGGCTTGTCTTGTGACTTGTTTTGACAAGGAGAATGCAGTAGAAATAGTGGGCAACTTCCAAGCCTAGTTTGTAAAAGCCTTCGCAGTTAACTGTCTTGCTGTGATTGGAACCCTAAAATCACTATCTGAGACCAAGCTAGATAACGGGAGATCTTGTGGAAGAGAAGCAGTCAGCTAGCCCCCAGCCACCTGATTAACAACCTCCAGATATGTGAATGAGGCCACCCCAGATCACCCAGCCACCAGCCAACCCTCCATTTGATTGCTGATGCATGGGAGGGCCCGgcaaagaccagcagaactatACAGTTGAACCCAGCTCAACTTGCTGGCCTAAGAATTGTGAGTtaataaacattgttttaaatcaCTAACTTCTGGAGAAATTAGCACTGATTCAACATTATTCTGCGTTTCCTCTTATCCTccatttgatgcatatttgtacTTGCAGGCTCTCCTCACTTCCCATTTTTCTCGCATTGAAAAGGTGTTTTGTGTAAAAACTCACCTATATTGTACAAACATGATTCCAATTGCTGTTCAAGTATTGCTACCACGTCAcgttaattttctaaattaagcTTCTAAATAACTACAAAATCAATTTCTTATGTTAAAGCTACTATGTAGTTTCTAGAATGCTTTTAGGAATTTTGGTTTCATTAATGTAACAACCatttatgttatataatataaatacataataaaatattgacaGTAATGTTTAAGCTTGCCTTTCAGACCTCAACAGGTCTGtcatttttacattaattatCACTGGAATTAATGGTTATACAGGAGttattaattcaaaagaaattgGGAACCAATTATGCTCCGCCTTTCTATCTCTATCGGAGGGAACAGGTGAACCCCACACGAGTGGAAGGAGACTGTCCCAGGACCCCTTGAAAAGCAGGACTAACTGAACCCTAGCCTAAGCAACATGGTCAAAAAGTTAAGGTGAGAGGACATGCAGGGAAACTAAAAAGGGGTCAGCCTTTCTCTAGCACTTTGGACTGGGAGAATTCAAATCCAAAACAAACACTTGGAAAGCTTAGCCAGCTACTGGGGGTGGACATGCCCCCCCAAATCATATGACTTTCCTTGGTTTGAGCCCATGTTCGCCCACCAACTTCCGAGAGGCTTCGCCACAGCAAAGAAGGGTCTCTTGGAAGCATAGAGAGCGTGCCAA is a window of Desmodus rotundus isolate HL8 chromosome 1, HLdesRot8A.1, whole genome shotgun sequence DNA encoding:
- the GNG10 gene encoding guanine nucleotide-binding protein G(I)/G(S)/G(O) subunit gamma-10; this encodes MSAGASVNALQRLVEQLKLEAAVERIKVSQAAAELQQYCMQNACKDALLVGVPAGSNPFREPRSCALL